Genomic window (Piliocolobus tephrosceles isolate RC106 unplaced genomic scaffold, ASM277652v3 unscaffolded_43752, whole genome shotgun sequence):
ccggacgctgaggcaggagaatggcgggaacccaggaggcggagcttacagtgagccgagatcgcgccactgcacttcagcctgggggacagagcgagactctgtctcaaaagaaaaaaaaaaaagaaaactgaggatcTAATTCCTGTAGCTTGACAGCCATCAGCACTCAAAGCTCAGGCCCAGATCAGGCCCCCAGACTCTCCAACATTGCCCCTGGTCAGCATCGCAGAGCCAGGAGTCCAGGTCCCCAAACCCCATTCTCTCAGACTCAGGCACCCATCCCTTCCTCCAATACCCGTGAGTCAGGCCCCCAGCCCCCTCTTCTTACTCACAGTAGCTGTGTCAGTCCCCCCTGATTCCTGGGAACGGGGCTCTGACCGTGGACTCCGGCAGCGCCGCCATCGAAGGCCATGACACCGAGAGCCATCTGGTGAGAGATTTGCATGGGGTATTGGACACAGGGGACTCGCTGCCGAGACTTGTGGGGTAGAGGAAAGAGGAGCTTGATCTAGTTCCTGACAGCGGAACCAGCCTCTCGCCTGCTCTCCAGGCCTCcacgctctgcctcccaggaggaCTTCCCAGCACCCACTTCTGAGGTTCTGATGCTCAGCCATTTGTCCTCCTGTCTGCCCTCAGACACCTCAACTTGGCATTCAGGCCTTGCTGGGATGCAGTCCCCACAGACGTTTcctgcctcccccaaccccactcaCACCTTCCTGCATGCCAGCCCCAAGGAACCCCAGCACAGCTCCTCGCTGCCGCACCTGTGCTGTGGGCCTGCTGCAGCCAATCAGGCTTCCCTCTAATCCTAGGTCCTTAGACTCATAGGTCCTTAGAGAGCCCGTTCACCTGTCCCCGCTCTGGGAAGGTGCCCTGACCCGTCTCCCACCATGCTAGCTGAGGTgggcctcctgccctctcccagCACTGTGCCTGTCTCCCTTCCACCGCACATTAGGCCCTTCCAAGGCAGCCACAGGGTATCTGCCCATTTTTGGCTCCCCGTGCCAGCACAAGGGTGCCACCCAGGTGGCTTCAGAAAAGCTTCTATCAATGACATTAGGATAAAGAGCGCCGAGAGAGGGCGGGGCTGAAAGGAACCGGAAGCCACCATACCTTTATCATTGGGCAGGTCCCCCTGCAGGGAGCTTCCCACAGCCTGCTGGATGGCTCGCTGGGGAAGGGGGGAAGAACCAAGCGTCAGAGGACCCAGGCAGATgctttgcaacctctgccccttggGAGACAGACATCCCAGACACTGACAGCCAGACTCAAGTGCTTCACGGGAGCCAGGAGTCCAGTGCCCCTGCCTTGGGCCCCGGAGTCAGGCCCCTGGAGTGTGGATGCCCAGCTCCTCCATCCCTCAGTGCCAGGAGCCCAGCAGCCTCACCAGGATAAAGGCAGAAGGAGAAAGTGTGGGGTCTCTGTCTGGCGGACCATCGCCCCGATCCTCGCCCGACTCCTCCGTCTTCCCTCGAGACTCATCTTCTTCCTCCATGGTCACCTGGGGGTCCAGGGGTGACAGTTTGGAGTGGAGGTCCCGGGAGAAAGGACGGAAGGAGAGGATAGACATGAAGACCTCAAGGGCCCCACACTATCTCCCTCAGCATCCCCTTTGGCacccctcctctcctccacctCATCCCGCTCCACCCTGTGCTTGGGTGGGCGCTGGGCCCAGCATAGACACCCCAGGGACTAGGAgcaattctcttccttttttctgggtttcaggTGCCTCTTATGTCAAAGGGAGGCCTCCCCGGCCTCCACTTTTAACATTTCACTCCTCAATTCCCGCAGCTTTCCCAACAACGTATCCAAATTTCAAGACCTCGTTCCCTGGCCTCCTAAGAGGCAAAGCCAACACCGAGATTTTCTGTGTGTGCTGCACCGTGATTGCAGAGTGTGTTCCACCGTCCTATAAACCCACCTTTCCCAAGGCCAATGTGCTGGGCAATATTCAACGCCATGCCTCAAACACCACACAGCTTCCTAGAGCATCAACTGTCCTCGATGGTGAGGAAAACccccaaattttatttatatacctaAGTTGGAAACTTCACTGAGTGATCTGCAAAACCAGTATGccatttttaacatgaaaacgCTAAACTTCAGAAAGGCATGCTGAAGGGAAACTTTATAGGAGGCATTTACTTATTGCCATCTGCCCAAAGCCTTTGCAATGTCATGGAAATTCTTTGATACGATTCCCCAGTCAGGCAGTTGAAAGATCATCCATTAAACGGTGGATGTCTTGATTAGGGCttcagaaa
Coding sequences:
- the LOC113224119 gene encoding splicing factor, arginine/serine-rich 19-like → MEEEDESRGKTEESGEDRGDGPPDRDPTLSPSAFILRAIQQAVGSSLQGDLPNDKDGSRCHGLRWRRCRSPRSEPRSQESGGTDTATVSKKRGLGA